Proteins encoded in a region of the Capra hircus breed San Clemente chromosome 3, ASM170441v1, whole genome shotgun sequence genome:
- the LOC108635631 gene encoding intelectin-2-like, protein MPAEGTGVRFYLLLFLSVATRGPRAAGTRSVEKFWKEETCDPYLSFLPRSCKEIKERCHKAGDGLYQLRTENGVVYQTFCDMTSGGGGWTLVASVHENNMRGKCTVGDRWSSQQGNRADYPEGDGNWANYNTFGSAEAATSDDYKNPGYYDIQAWDLGIWHVPNKSPLQHWRKSSLLRYHTNTGFFQSLGHNLFGLYQKYPVKYGAGNCLTDNGPAIPVDYDFGDAKKTASYYSPDSQREFVAGFVQFRVFNNERAANALCAGVRVTGCNTEHVSLGMIPGLCGRVCVCVCVFVCVCTCLGCFMGLAFLLFSGILKTYFLNCSYYFFN, encoded by the exons ATGCCAGCTGAG GGGACAGGAGTCAGGTTTTACCTGCTGCTGTTCCTCtctgtggccaccagagggcCGCGTGCAG CAGGGACACGTTCTGTTGAGAAGTTCTGGAAGGAGGAAACCTGTGATCCTTACctgtcattccttccaagaagctgcaaggaaatcaaagaaaGATGCCATAAAGCAGGTG ATGGCCTGTATCAACTCCGCACTGAGAATGGTGTCGTCTACCAGACCTTCTGTGACATGACCTCTGGGGGTGGTGGCTGGACCCTGGTGGCCAGCGTCCATGAGAACAACATGCGTGGGAAATGCACGGTGGGCGATCGCTGGTCCAGTCAGCAGGGCAACAGGGCTGACTACCCAGAGGGGGACGGCAACTGGGCCAATTACAACACATTTGGGTCTGCAGAGGCCGCCACCAGCGATGACTACAAG AACCCTGGCTACTACGACATTCAAGCTTGGGACCTGGGCATCTGGCACGTGCCCAACAAGTCCCCTCTGCAGCACTGGAGGAAGAGCTCCCTGCTGAGGTACCACACCAACACGGGCTTCTTCCAGAGCCTGGGGCATAATCTGTTTGGACTCTACCAG AAATACCCAGTGAAATACGGAGCAGGGAATTGCTTGACTGACAATGGCCCAGCCATTCCTGTTGACTATGACTTTGGTGATGCTAAGAAAACTGCATCTTATTACTCACCGGATAGTCAGC GAGAATTTGTTGCAGGATTTGTCCAGTTCAGGGTGTTTAATAATGAGAGAGCAGCGAATGCCCTGTGTGCTGGGGTGAGAGTCACTGGCTGCAACACTGAGCACGTGAGTCTGGGGATGATCCCTGGCTTGTGTgggcgagtgtgtgtgtgtgtgtgtgtgtttgtgtgtgtgtgtacctgtctGGGATGTTTCATGGGGCTTGCGTTTTTACTCTTTTCTGGTATTTTGAAGacatactttttaaattgtagctattatttttttaattga